The genomic window TGGTTTGTGGTGGAGAACGAAGGGGGGGATGGAAGGCGACAGTAAGGGGGTGGAGGAGCCAGAGccaaaggagaagaaggaggaaatgaTGTTGGGAGGGGGACTGAGATAGGGGTTTTGTTTACCAGGTTGAAATTAGAGGAGAAAGGCTTGTCCTGAGGAGGCGGCATTTTTGCAGGTTTTTCATTGAGGAGGAGGATTTGAAAAGGGGAACAGATtggcagagagagacagcaatCCATGAACAGAGATAAGCAAAGCACTTTTGATCCTTTACCATTGCATTAGAGAAAGTTTTTTAGATTATGTTCAATTTGGAAGTTGAAAGTTTTGTTGTTTGGAGGAGGGGAGTGCATACCCCTGAAGAGAATGAGTATCTCCAGAGGGTAATGAATACCCCAGAGGGAAGCCAGTACCTCAGAAGGGAGTTAATATCCCAGAAAAGAGTGAGTATGCAGAAGGGAAGTGAATACCCCGGAGAAAAGTGACTACCCAATTCCTCCCAGGAGAACGGACGTAAGAGAGCTGGGATGTACCAAAGAGCTGTGGCAGCTCTTCACAGTCCCCTAGTGGCCAGAGTGGCTGGAGTGGTGAGCGTTCTGAAGATGTCCCCCGAGAAGGCAGGCTGCGGTCACCTGGTGACCAGGGAGACCTCCAACCCAGCGCTAGGATTTTCTAGAGAACCAGCAGAAATAGAGGAAAATCcggaaaagaggaaaagggagatTCACCCACTAATTGGAGACTGGTGTTGGATGTAAGGTCCAGCAATGGGGGTGATCCTTACTGGAGCCACCCAGAAAGGGTAAGGAAGCAAACAGAGGATGGAGAGTTTGATCAGGACCTAGAGGTCAGCCCAGGACtggagaaaatgagagaataagGAGAACAGGGCTGGGAACAGGTAGTCCACTCAGGATATGGAAGCAGGCTCAGGTCTAGTTTTTGCTGCTTGCTGCTTTCCAGGATGTAAAGAAGACTTACCTGGTAGAACTCAATCCCCATCCCGGGTTTTGGCACCAAAATGTTAGGTTTTGAAAGGAAGGCAAGGGTTAAAGACACACAAAGATGGGACCACTCGAACAGCAACACAGGTATATTGCCGACAGCTGCAGAAGTGGGGGACCAGCTTAATGCCAGAGCCCACTACCACTTACAGGCTGGGGTACTTACAGGTATGGGTGGGCGGGAGCTGGGCAGTATGGGATGCTGCCTGGCAGGATATTGATAAGATAGTCTTATGATCAGGTGGTTTGACCCTTTTTCCTGTGGGATGTCATTGTGGTGTTTCTTGGACCTTTGCCCAGAAAGATACGATAGGAATGTTTCTTAGTTGGGCCTTTGTCCACCTTGTAGTCAAGTGGTTAGGCAGGATGTTTCTCATGGCCTGAAACCCCTGGAATGTTTCACTTTGACCAAGGTCTGCAAAAGAACAGGGAGCTTACAAAATCATGCAGTTTGGAGTAACACAGATGACCCTACCCATGTTCCTCTTCTTCCCCATAGATCCCTACCCTATGATTCCACCTTGCTCTTCTCTGGCACAAGCCCCTTCCTCAACCTGCATTCCTTCTTATAAAGCCCCCCTTGCTATTTATTCTCTACCCTCTTCATCCAAAATAACACCTTTCTGGCctctccctgtttttttttttttaccagaagaAGAAGAATCTGGACAGAGCCTCAGCCCCTGAACAGAGtttgaaagagacagaaaaagcaaaatatccAACATTAGTGTTTTACTACAGGAAGAATAAGAAAAGCAATTCAAATCAACTGGAGAATAACCAGCCTACAGAGAACTCCACCGATCCAATCAAAGAGAAAGGAGACCTAGACATATCTGCAGGATCTCCACAGGATGGTGGGCAGAATTAGTCCAAATTGGACAAATCATCACCACTGATGGCGATGATTACAATAAAATCAGTTTGAGGAGCTGATGACTGTGTatacctctgcctttttttctgatggtggggaggaagggaagggaaaagatagGCATTTGAGAACGGAGGGATATGAGATCCTGTAGCACTGGCAGACAGATCCACAGGTTAGCCAGACATTGTAAATAAAGACCGGGGGAGGACTGATTCCTGGagataaattttcttcttaaaattttatctcacaggagaggaagaaaaggatttGGTGTTCCTTGGAACATGTGCATGTTTAGAAGAGCACATAAAAAGATCTGTATTGTATGTCAGTGACAGTGACACTCTTTCCAAAATGAAGACATCAAAATCACCACCTTCAGGCCACATACCTCAGAGTGGTGTGTTTTGTAACTCACCCAATGCTGTGAGCAACTGAAGGTCCTCAAAAGGAACAAGAACCTCACCCTACAGAAAGTAAGACAGCATGCcacacacaataaaataatgGTGTTTGGAGGACATGGTCCCAATACTAAGGCACTTGTTAAGAAACTCTAGGTGGAGCAGTCACCTACCAAGTGTGGGGCACTGGAATTGGCCTGTGTCTACTGCAGGCAACAAACAGAAGCATTGTCTACAGAGAATTTTAATACGACAATACAAGTAAAAGCTGGTATTGTTATTACTACTTCCATATACCAGCATTTCTATAGAATGTCAGTGATTAAGAATTCTTCCcctaaaagaaaatatcttttttattggAGGAAATACAACACAGTGGTTTTGGCATCAGTGTAGATGGCAGAGTTATATTCCTTGAGTTAACTGCTCAAGACCCTCTCctgtttatttactcattcactctCCTTTATTTCCATGGCCCAGTTTTATTCCCCTTGTCTTCATCGTCAATCATTGTAATGCATTTGATGTATATCCTTTTCTTTGTATGAgtgtcaatacattttttttattgtttgtggacatttgttttaaatgtgtcaATATTTAATGTTTCACTCAGGCCTGTTTTTAAGATGCATCTACGTATGTCTAATCTGTTCCTCCCTTGtcagatatatttttctattatataaatttaagaaatatatttggatttttaatttttgtacccACCTTCTGGTCCATGTTTTAATTTATACCTTAGGATGACATTTTCTTTCAAGTGACTGTAAATAGTatcatgtgtttaatttttatttccacatgTTCAATGTTAGTATACAGAAGTGTGATGGATTTTTAacgtttattttaaagaaattttattttgtatatttgggGGTTACAACATGTCattatgggatatatatataaagtaaaatggtTACAATGGTGAAAATGATTAGCATATCTCTCTTCTCACTTTTTTAAGTGTGTGACAATaacagctaaaatctacttatttaacaaaaaatcaTGATATAATTTCAGTAGCTTTAGTCCCCCTGTACATTAGATCACTATATTTGTCCATCCTACATATCTGgtattttgtgtcctttgacttACATCTCCCCATCTCTTCTCCACCCCCAATGTTTCATTCCCACCTCTGCCTATTGGACCCCTTATTTACATAGTCCACATATGAGATcatataatctttttctttctgtctggatTATTTAACTTAGTGTGATGTCCTCCTGGTCCACGAATGTCCTGGAAAATgccaagatcttttttttttttcaagtggagGAAGGATGTCAAAGAGCAGATGGATGGTAACCAAAAGAAGGGAGAATAAAAGTCTTTCTTCTGGCTCTTTTCTAACATTGTCTTCAGGACCTAGGCATATTCTAATATCCACAATTTCTATGCCAAAATCTGTTGTCACTACAGGTGTCCATCTTGGAAAGAGCCTAACATAATATGGACATGGCCCTTGATGTCTATAGAAAAATCTCACAGATCCTAACACTGAATCAGGGAGTATGAGAAGCcctattaaatctcttttcctttagTTCACCAATCATTGGTAAACACTTTTCTGTTCTAGACAGAACTTCCATAATTCCCAAGTATACTCTggcatttatattcatttatttgcatgtggatgtccagttgtccaagcaccatttgttgaaaatatgatTCACTGAATTACCGTGACATCCTTTTCTATGTTCAATTGACCATAGCTTTATCAGTTTATTCCTGTCCTCTAAATTTTATTCTATCAATTAGTACATTTAAAAGTATCTAAGCAGTATGCTTTCTTGAATGCTACGGCTTTGTGGTAAGTTTTGAAATAGGAAAGGGAGAGTCATtcaactttgcttttcttttacaaTATTGGTTTGGCTGTTCTAGGCCCTTTAAATTTACGTGAGTTTTAAGATAAGCTTGTCAATATCTGCAAAAAATGCAGGTGGGATCTTGATTGGGAGTACATTGAATCTGTACCTCGATTTGGGGAATATTGAACACAGACTTTATCTCTAAGATCTTTCAACGCTAGGGTGCTCCAGAGTTCAGTCCGTAGACATACCCTTTTATCCTTCTGTGCTCTTTTTGCTTTAAATGACATCTATATGCGTATGACAACCAAAATTATATCTTCACCCTGAATCTCTCCCTGAAGCCCAAACTGACTAGTTTATGCATTCATGTGAGTACTTAATAAACATTCCAAAATTAATACAGTCAATGATAATTTTACAAGAAACAGTAACATTGTGCTTATCACATTCAAGGTACTCTTTTTAAGACCATATGTAACCTGATGAGGCAATTATCATTTTTCCCTTCAAAAAAATCGAGGTAAACACTAGATACATAAACGACTAAGTTCACATAGAAAGTGTCAGAatccaagatttgaacccagtcaTGCTGATCCCAGAGCCTACACACTTCACAATACCTCATATCATTTCTTCTAATTAGAGCATATGTTTTCTCTATCTGCAAACtcatcttctcatttttcttggaaGATAAATTTCTTGGGGAGAATTCTTCCCTGAGCCATTTCTATAATAACATAAACTATATGAATAAAAGAACATAATAATGAATGCCTGCAGTTTCTCACTCCCCCAGCTTGACTATGTTCTCAGACTATACTGCTGAGTTGCCTTAATGGAGTTAGCACAAGGAAGTTAGTGTTTATAGTCTATCAGTAGAAACTGCTGTTTATCAATTCCTAACCATTTCCTGGATGTTTTCTCTATTgctatggttaggctttgtgtccccactcaaacctcaccttgaattataattcccatgatccccataatctccatgtgtcaagaaAGAGACCACGTGGTGGTAagtggatcatgggagcagtttcctccatgctgctctcatgacagtgggtgagttctcaggagatctgatgattttgtaagtacttggtagttcctcctgcattcattctcctttctgccaccttgtgaagaaggtgccttgctttcccttctccttccatcACGCTTCTAAGTTTCCTTGAGGCCTGCaaagccatgctgaactgtaagtcaattaaacctcttatttttttaataaattacccagtctcaggcagttctttatagcagtgtgtaaATGGACTGATACATCTGTAGAATCTATAACAATCTTaaagtaaacagaagaaaataatagactTTCGATAGCGGTTCAACACATAATGATTCCCAGTTGATTCTGATGTGAAGTGCTAGAACTTAGGTTAATCACTTGATCATTCTTTTCTAAAGAATTGTGGAATCACATAACTGTTGGCTTTCTGAATATCTTTCAGTTTCCTATATCTGCCAAGGTCTTTTCTACATGGAGactgtttctcattttcttctctttgcgtagaattattttctcctttctacaCACAGCGCCAAATCTCACTGAAATTATCATTGGTTACATTAATTAATAACTTCAGGTCTTTAGCCCATAGGTACCTCCACACTTGAATTCCTCTCTGGCCACTTTATGTAAAGTTTTAATCCAACACCTCCTATCCCCATAGCTAACATTTTATGTGCCTTCCTGGCATTACTGTTTTCTTGTTAATAATTATCATTCTCAGacatattttactttcttcttgttttcGGTTTGCTTTCTCCAGTATATTGTAACCTCCATGACAACAATTATCTCagcctgttttgttcactactgtATTCTCATGACGTCAAAAAGTGTCTAGCATGtaataagtacttaataaatatttgttgcattgaATCTTCAATATACATCATTTATTCAACGAACACTTATTAAGCACTTGTTATGTCCCAGGCACTATGCTGTGTACTGAGGATAAGATGCAGAACAAGACTGACATTACCACTGCCCTTAAAGCTCTGAAAAGCAGGTAAGTAAATGGGTATTTACAATATGAAGTGTTAAGGAAGTAAGATAGGAGTCAGCAAAGTGTGGAGGCATATTAGAGGAGCATCTCGTCTAGTCTGTGGCATTAGAGGATACTTCCAAAACCTGAAGAACTGAGACCTGAAGTTATTGGGGGAGCTTATGTATATTTCTGTAGTATATTGTCTGaaccaggggtcagcaaatttTTATCTGTCAACTTTTCTCTATCAAGAGccagttaacaaatattttaggtttgtgGGTCACATATGGTCCCCATTACAATTAACCAATTTTACCCTTGTCACAAAAGCAGTCATAGATGATGCATACACTAATGGCGTGGCTCTTTGCCAATACAACTTTAATTGCAAAGACAGGTGGCAGCACAAACTGTCTTTTCATAACTCCTAATATTGCCCCATGgaattcaaattcttttttttaagtaacagaaCCCTTTATTCAAAGAAACTTTATGTAGAATACCAGTACCTAATGAGACAAATGTCCTTGGTTAAAACTGTGGTGGAAGTCTGGAGACCCTTACCTCTCTTTCCCAGTGATTACAGGAATAAGTAGGTAAGCTTCCTTCTTCCAGCATAAGACTTAtccacttttcttttctctttcttctcatatGGCTTCCCCCTCATCCCTTATAATAATAGCTGAGGCCAATAAGGTTGTTCTAACTAAGAAAATCAAACTAGAAAAGTTGATATTCAAAAAGAATCAGCCAGATTTTTTTGGGAAATTCTCAAAGATACTGCTATGTATTGAATTGTGCATTATGCCCCCATCCCacccaccaaattcatatgttgaagcaaTAATTTTCATTGTGATTGTATTCGTCCagtctcatactgctataaagaaatacctgaaactacgtaatttataaagaaaagaggtttaattgactcacagttccacagg from Nomascus leucogenys isolate Asia chromosome X, Asia_NLE_v1, whole genome shotgun sequence includes these protein-coding regions:
- the LOC115833360 gene encoding sperm protein associated with the nucleus on the X chromosome N4 gives rise to the protein MEEPTSSTKGNKMKSPCASNKRKVDKKKKNLDRASAPEQSLKETEKAKYPTLVFYYRKNKKSNSNQLENNQPTENSTDPIKEKGDLDISAGSPQDGGQN